In the genome of Podospora pseudocomata strain CBS 415.72m chromosome 7, whole genome shotgun sequence, the window GAAATGTAATGTTGATGTTTATTGAAGATGTTGACCTCTATTTGTCTACATATCTTGCTCGTTGTGCCGTGGCCTATCCATCAGTTACCTCACTGCCATTGCCCTCCGGCTGGTTGTCCACACACTGCTTCTGCCTCCACCATGCTGTCTGATATTATGCCGGCTTACTGACAGCACCACACGCACAGCATCACACTCAACACCGGACACACCGGCACCATGACGTGATGCAAGAGTATACTTGAACTGAAAAGATGGATGGAATGTTTGAATAAAAGAAAGCAATTGAAAGGAGCGTATATgaccatatatatacccaAAAGAACACATATAACCAAGCTGCCAAGCTCTCTACAGCCCTACCTTCTTCACACCGTAGGTACCACACGTGTACCTTTGCAATATACCCAGTTATCCTGCTCCTTTGACCTTTTTCAATAGTTGCTACACAGTGAGAAAACTGCCAAACCTCCTTATCACCGTAAAAAAAAACCGACAATCACTGACGTTTATACCTAGGTAGTTTTTGTCACAGAATATCTCCACCCGCACCATTTAATGGCCAGCATAATGCAAAACATTGCCATATACCATGGGCATCACTGGCATCACTGGCATCACTGGCATCACTGGCACCATTGGCACAGTGACCATGCTGCCTCCATAGAACCCATtgcaagaacaacaacagcagcagctttgAACATGCATGCGATTCACCACAGGTGCAGGTTGCCACGCGGCCTGACCCGAAGTCACCTGTATGCTGCAGTTGTCATTGACAACTTGAACCAATGCACCTGGCCCTTGACAATTAACAACAATCGAGGCGTTTTGTCCTTGGCCGCCATTATTGACAACAACTGAGGCGCTTGGTCCCTGGCCGTGATAGCTAACGCTGTGTGTGTAAGATGTGAGAGGCTGCGTAACTGTGCTGACTGTTCCCACGGTCCCTGAAACCACGGTCCCTGAAACCTGGCGGTTGCCGGTGACGTTTGTCCGGGGTTTGGTTTCTGGGACGGTGACCAGACTTGTGCCGGGTGTCGGTTTCTGGACTGGTTTGCTCGTTGTGACCACTGCTGGCTTGGCGGGTATCGGTGCTACCACTGGTTTCCTCGTGGCGGGGACGACCGGTTTTGGTATTTGCTTTGGTGTTGGCTTCGAGGCTATCGGGAGAGGATAGAGGGCCATCAAGAATTTCTTGTCTCCATCCGACAGGACACTGTTTAGCGGTACGGGCTGGATTTTGTTATGCGTGTCTCCAATCTCTATCCGGTAATGCATGATGGAGTGTTTGTCGTACGGTGCGAGCTTTATTCGTGGGGACTGATGTTTCTTCTAATTATGCTGCACCTTTTCCGCAGTCCATCCTGTCTTTGCCTGTAGGACCCTCCGGTTCCAGTCGGCACGACAGTCTGGATGTCCATGTTCGTGCTCCATGCCCAACTCATGACCTAACTCATGCAATATTGTGCGTTGGAGCCACTGCCTTCTTGTTTCCGCCGATTTTATTGTCGTCGACCGATTAATCCATAAGGTGGGCTTATTGGGGTAACGCTCTGCATCGCGGGCAAGGTAGCTACAAGACTCCTTGTCGTTGAACTGGACGCGGATGTCCGAGTCGCCAGAAGTTCCGTCTGTAAAGAAGAAGAACTTGATCCGCAGAGGAAGTGAGTTGTAATGCTTATTGACAAGCTGTTTCACATAGTCCTTTTCTTGTGTCGTACCGTTAAGGAAGCGCACTTTCAGCTGGCGCTTATCGGAAGGCCACAAGAGGTCGTTTCTAGCTGTTCCGCATACCGGCGCTGGGGATATGCGCCGTGAGAATGtgatctcatcatcctcatcgtcctcatcgtcatcatcac includes:
- a CDS encoding hypothetical protein (MEROPS:MER0156574; EggNog:ENOG503PY2D; COG:S); the encoded protein is MTKPGLWDRSKRRLKSYVAPAALIRSTNDSEISEDDYDSDEYDDDDSDDSDDDDEDDEDDEITFSRRISPAPVCGTARNDLLWPSDKRQLKVRFLNGTTQEKDYVKQLVNKHYNSLPLRIKFFFFTDGTSGDSDIRVQFNDKESCSYLARDAERYPNKPTLWINRSTTIKSAETRRQWLQRTILHELGHELGMEHEHGHPDCRADWNRRVLQAKTGWTAEKVQHN